In a genomic window of Helianthus annuus cultivar XRQ/B chromosome 10, HanXRQr2.0-SUNRISE, whole genome shotgun sequence:
- the LOC110886565 gene encoding golgin candidate 5 yields MDWFSGKVSLGNFPDLTEAVNKISAGVKTIEKNFDNALGLEDNPDSASSTSEASGLWSTDLMSFIGKKDEEEHAELSKNTESAEKHESSSHPLTSAEHESDETDVNASEHGESSIIEELAQEMHNIVTEEAERRAETNIVDELAHEITAIALETDNAQKPDIELSEKPSVDRPDQLESHKSTEHESTSSEDQVAGTAPESNEVAAKNEQKDREEEETVPEVSAIERVAVAADVAGEVSETDGKEPGDASEMVAEVVSSYGNTNDASEHETEVKEQVSSSGRNLSEKSDLMAELEKVKKEMKLMETALLGAAKQAQTKADEIANLMNENEQLKSLLEEQRRKSNEAEVESLREEYHQRVSTLERKVYALTRERDTLRREQNKKSDAAALLKEKDEIITQVMAEGEELSKKQAAQESTIRKLRAQIRELEEEKKGLITKLQVEESKVESIKRDKAATEKLLQETIEKNQAELATQKEYYTNALSAAKEAEALAESRANDEARVELESRIKESEEREALLVQTLEELRQTLSRKEQQAVFREDMLRRDIEDLQKRYQASERRCEELVTQVPESTRPLLRQIEAIQETSARKAEAWSAVERSLNSRLQEAEAKAAGAEERERSVNERLSQTLSRINVLEAQISCLRTEQTQLTKSLEKERQRAAESRQDYLALKEEADTHEGHVSQLQQEISQLKQKHKQELHEALTHRELLQQDIEREKAARLELEKALLEQNKIARTKSTTENGLTRRLSSASSLSSMEESFYLQASLDSSDTVSERRNIGETSYYLKSKTPNAFEAALRQKEGELASYMSRLASMESIRDSLAEELVNMTAECEKLRSEVSQLPAMKAEMEALRRRHSAALELMGERDEELEELRADIVDLKEMYREQVNVLVNKIQVLSSSIGAA; encoded by the exons ATGGATTGGTTTAGTGGGAAGGTTTCATTAGGGAACTTTCCTGATCTAACAGAAGCTGTTAACAAGATCAGTGCAGGTGTTAAAACTATCGAAAAGAATTTCGATAATGCCCTTGGGTTGGAAGACAACCCTGACAGTGCTTCTTCTACTTCTGAAG cttCAGGGTTATGGTCTACAGATTTAATGTCTTTTATCGGTAAAAAAGACGAGGAAGAACATGCCGAGTTGTCGAAAAATACTGAGTCTGCAGAGAAACATGAATCGTCAAGTCATCCATTGACATCTGCAGAACACGAAAGTGACGAAACAGATGTTAATGCCAGTGAACATGGTGAATCAAGTATTATTGAGGAGCTGGCACAGGAGATGCATAATATAGTTACGGAAGAAGCGGAGAGAAGGGCTGAAACAAATATTGTTGATGAGCTGGCGCATGAAATTACCGCCATCGCCCTAGAAACGGACAATGCACAAAAACCAGATATTGAACTATCCGAAAAACCGAGTGTAGATCGTCCTGACCAGTTAGAGTCTCATAAGTCAACAGAACATGAGTCCACAAGTTCTGAAGATCAAGTTGCCGGTACCGCCCCCGAGTCAAATGAGGTGGCCGCGAAGAATGAACAGAAGGATCGAGAAGAAGAAGAAACGGTGCCGGAAGTTTCCGCAATTGAGAGGGTGGctgtggcagctgatgtggcgGGTGAAGTCAGCGAAACTGACGGTAAAGAACCAGGTGATGCTTCCGAGATGGTTGCTGAAGTGGTTTCAAGTTATGGAAATACAAATGATGCTAGTGAACATGAAACTGAAGTTAAAGAACAAGTGTCAAGTTCCGGAAGAAATTTGTCTGAAAAATCAGATTTAATGGCTGAGCTGGAGAAGGTGAAGAAGGAGATGAAGTTGATGGAGACTGCACTCTTAGGAGCCGCTAAACAAGCTCAG ACAAAAGCTGATGAAATTGCAAATCTAATGAATGAGAATGAGCAGCTGAAGTCATTGCTTGAGGAACAAAGG AGAAAATCAAATGAAGCTGAGGTCGAGTCTCTACGAGAAGAGTATCACCAAAGGGTTTCAACTCTTGAAAGAAAG GTTTATGCCCTCACGAGGGAAAGAGACACACTACGCAGAGAGCAAAATAAAAAAAGCGATGCCGCTGCTCTTCTGAAGGAAAAAGATGAAATCATCACTCAAGTTATGGCAGAAG GCGAAGAGCTTTCAAAGAAACAAGCTGCTCAAGAATCGACGATCAGGAAACTACGTGCACAG ATCAGAGAGCTTGAAGAGGAGAAGAAAGGACTGATAACAAAGCTCCAG GTTGAAGAGAGCAAGGTAGAGAGTATAAAGAGGGACAAAGCTGCTACAGAGAAGCTGCTCCAAGAAACAATAGAGAAAAACCAAGCTGAGCTGGCGACTCAAAAAGAATACTACACAAATGCTTTAAGTGCAGCCAAAGAAGCCGAAGCATTAGCTGAATCACGCGCAAATGATGAAGCTAGAGTTGAACTAGAAAGCCGTATAAAGGAATCTGAAGAGCGTGAAGCTTTGTtagttcaaaccctagaagaATTAAGGCAAACTCTCAGCAGAAAGGAGCAACAG GCGGTTTTTAGAGAAGATATGCTAAGGAGAGACATCGAGGACCTTCAAAAAAGATACCAA GCAAGTGAGCGTCGATGTGAAGAGTTGGTTACACAGGTTCCGGAATCTACTAGGCCTCTTCTGAGGCAGATTGAGGCTATTCAG gAAACAAGTGCTAGAAAGGCAGAAGCTTGGAGTGCTGTGGAGAGATCACTAAACTCACGTCTTCAG GAAGCAGAGGCCAAAGCTGCAGGAGCAGAGGAAAGAGAGCGTTCTGTCAATGAACGATTATCTCAAACATTATCTCGCATTAATGTCCTTGAAGCTCAG ATATCATGTTTGAGAACTGAGCAAACACAACTAACAAAATCCCTTGAAAAGGAAAGACAAAGAGCAGCAGAAAGCAGGCAGGATTACCTGGCACTAAAAGAGGAGGCTGATACTCACGAAGGTCACGTGAGTCAGCTTCAACAAGAAATAAGTCAACTCAAACAGAAACATAAGCAAGAGCTTCATGAAGCATTGACACACCGTGAACTTCTTCAGCAG GATATAGAACGCGAAAAAGCCGCACGTTTGGAACTAGAAAAGGCTCTTCTCGAGCAAAATAAGATAGCCAGGACAAAATCCACAACTGAGAATG GTTTGACTCGCAGACTCTCTAGTGCTAGCAGTTTGAGCAGTATGGAGGAAAGTTTTTATCTGCAAGCATCTTTGGACTCATCTGATACCGTTTCGGAAAGGAGAAATATCGGAGAGACCTCATATTATTTAAAAAGCAAAACACCAAACGCCTTTGAAGCTGCCCTTAGACAAAAGGAGGGTGAACTTGCATCTTATATGTCTAGATTG GCATCCATGGAGTCCATCCGGGACTCTCTTGCGGAGGAGTTGGTTAATATGACTGCAGAG TGTGAAAAGTTACGGTCAGAAGTGTCTCAGCTGCCAGCCATGAAGGCGGAGATGGAAGCGTTACGACGCAGGCACTCTGCTGCCCTTGAGCTGATGGGCGAACGTGATGAGGAG